The Podarcis muralis chromosome 10, rPodMur119.hap1.1, whole genome shotgun sequence genome includes a region encoding these proteins:
- the CSRP2 gene encoding cysteine and glycine-rich protein 2: MPNWGGGNKCGACGRTVYHAEEVQCDGRSFHRCCFLCMVCRKNLDSTTVAIHDEEVYCKSCYGKKYGPKGYGYGQGAGTLNMDRGERLGIKHDNAPSHRPTTSPNTSKFAQKFGGAEKCSRCGDSVYAAEKVIGAGKPWHKNCFRCAKCGKSLESTTLTEKDGEIYCKGCYAKNFGPKGFGYGQGAGALVHAQ, encoded by the exons ATGCCAAACTGGGGAGGTGGCAACAAGTGTGGGGCCTGTGGCAGAACAGTGTACCATGCAGAAGAAGTACAATGTGATGGGAGAAGCTTCCACAGATGCTGCTTTCTTTGTA tgGTCTGCCGGAAAAACTTAGACAGCACAACAGTAGCCATCCATGACGAAGAGGTCTACTGCAAATCATGCTATGGAAAGAAGTATGGTCCAAAAGGCTATGGCTATGGCCAAGGAGCAGGCACTCTTAACATGGACAGAGGGGAGAGGCTGGGCATCAAGCATGACAA TGCACCTTCTCACCGACCTACAACAAGTCCAAATACTTCAAAGTTTGCCCAGAAATTTGGAGGAGCAGAGAAATGTTCCAGGTGTGGTGATTCTGTGTATGCAGCCGAGAAAGTAATAGGAGCTGGAAAG CCTTGGCACAAAAACTGTTTTCGCTGTGCCAAGTGTGGGAAAAGTCTTGAATCAACAACTCTGACAGAGAAGGACGGTGAAATCTATTGCAAAG GTTGTTATGCGAAGAACTTTGGCCCCAAAGGATTTGGCTATGGGCAGGGAGCTGGTGCTCTGGTTCACGCTCAATGA